A stretch of DNA from Sulfitobacter sp. D7:
GTCGCGTTTTCCGGCCGACCGGAGCGGGCAGGGGAGCTGCGCGACGTCGTGCACCTTCTGCGCCCCGGCGATCTGCCCGGACCGGCGGGGGAAACCTACCTGGCTTGGCGCCGCGCGGCGGAACGGCCGGTGTCAGTCAAGGCTCTGCATCGCGCGCTGCGCGGACAGGAGGTTGCACAGATAGCAGGCTGGCTCGACGCGGGGCAGGGGGCGCCAGTCACCCGTGCGGCAATGGTGCTGGAGGCGGTGCTGACGGAGGGGCCCCGTGCCGATGTGTCGGCGCTGATCCTCGCGGATGCGGCGCTCGCGCAGGCGCTTGGTTGGGGGCATCTTGTGCCGCTGCTGGCTGCGGGCCTGAAGCGCGCTGACCTGCGCAAGCATGGCGACGACCTTCGCTTGGCTTGTCATCGGGCACTCATCTTTTCGGCGATCGAGTCGGTGCGGCAGGCCGCCGACCTCACGCGCCGAGCTGCGCATCTGAAAGCCGTCGCGCTGAAGCTGCGGGCCAAGGGGGCAGGGGGCGCGGTTGACATGTTCCTGACCCGCGATGCGGTGGCGCCTTCGGCCTTGCCCTTGCCGGATCGCGCCGCGCGGCGGCTCTGCGACCGGTTGGTCGACCTCGGCGCGGTGCGCGAGCTGACCGGGCGCGATACCTTCCGGCTCTATGGGGTGTAGCTATGGCGAAGGATCGCTCGGAACCTGACCTGGACCTCGAATTGGCCGACCTGCCGCCGGAGCTGCGCTGGCGGGAGTGGATGCGCCGGATCGAGGCGGTGCTCTTTGCCTCTGCCTCGCCGGTGCCGCGCGAGGATCTGGCGCGGGTCGTGGGGCAGGGGGCCTCGGTTGACCTGCTCGTCGAGGACCTCGCCGCCGAGCTGGAGGGGCGGGCTTTTGAAGTTGCGTGGGTCGCTGGCGGCTGGATATTCCGCACGCGCGCCACCTACGCCCCCGCGATCCGCGCGGCGGCAGATATCGGGGACCAATTGCTGGACCTGAGCGAATTCGACGTCGCGGTCCTGGCCGCCATCGCTTACCACCAGCCGATCACCCGCGACGCACTGAAGGATATCTTCGGCAAGGAGATCAGCCGTGACCTGATCGGACGGCTGCATGCGCGCGACCTGATCGGGACTGGGCCGCGGTCGCCGCGACGCGGCGCTCCCTATACC
This window harbors:
- a CDS encoding DUF1403 family protein, which encodes MTFSRPDHTSDLDTLPRMPAWVTSARAETLEDVAFLSGAALNHLHLVLGRVEVPQALLSDRLALRAAEACVAFSGRPERAGELRDVVHLLRPGDLPGPAGETYLAWRRAAERPVSVKALHRALRGQEVAQIAGWLDAGQGAPVTRAAMVLEAVLTEGPRADVSALILADAALAQALGWGHLVPLLAAGLKRADLRKHGDDLRLACHRALIFSAIESVRQAADLTRRAAHLKAVALKLRAKGAGGAVDMFLTRDAVAPSALPLPDRAARRLCDRLVDLGAVRELTGRDTFRLYGV
- the scpB gene encoding SMC-Scp complex subunit ScpB produces the protein MAKDRSEPDLDLELADLPPELRWREWMRRIEAVLFASASPVPREDLARVVGQGASVDLLVEDLAAELEGRAFEVAWVAGGWIFRTRATYAPAIRAAADIGDQLLDLSEFDVAVLAAIAYHQPITRDALKDIFGKEISRDLIGRLHARDLIGTGPRSPRRGAPYTFVTTEQFLVAFGLESLRDLPDREQLEDAGVVAEASQVDFG